From a single candidate division WOR-3 bacterium genomic region:
- a CDS encoding FlgD immunoglobulin-like domain containing protein, producing MSRTLVGLAFVLALAALSSAHNIIIESHEIPLVINTYGRYSQNSSMFFWPAFDTTKEWWDLTQYPGGLWTRLGLRAPTECRPPALDSMKLDPPDPQVCEMDTLGNNTNQWVFFYKNQFGLYCDGIDFTQGEYRFIGNYRPDGYTYATPTYHTASWNTSWQWRYELFPGVFIVFNEQHQKKIVSKGKVKIPMSGEYYWPCLVIRDYMVFSDNMGNLDTRWIYEWLVPGHFAGGNGVAAAMSQNGAAHNFLVVENFFSMSNLQIPGWDLIPPTFSNVRVWPDTTYAGPFKVWANIADNQAVGAESLFYRVNQGTWYAKAPDSSTSGRYCFTIPEVTPPAQVEYFIWAKDTFSVNQNIDFWTTWPVCAPESASIRFNVTAVGMTGQNQLRPGDCRLEVSPNPFRNTVQFSLARYGTDRAEVSIYDAAGVLVRRLPMTFDHGTLLASWDGTDYKGASLPSGAYVYQVRAKGYAETGKLLFNR from the coding sequence ATGTCAAGAACCCTTGTTGGTCTTGCTTTTGTGCTCGCGCTGGCCGCCTTGTCTTCGGCGCACAACATTATCATCGAGAGTCATGAAATCCCGCTAGTAATCAACACGTACGGTCGCTACAGCCAGAACTCCAGCATGTTCTTCTGGCCGGCATTCGACACCACTAAGGAGTGGTGGGACCTGACCCAGTACCCAGGCGGACTCTGGACCAGACTCGGGCTGCGCGCTCCAACCGAGTGCCGACCTCCGGCCCTTGACTCGATGAAGCTCGACCCTCCAGACCCGCAGGTCTGCGAGATGGACACCTTGGGCAACAATACGAACCAGTGGGTCTTCTTCTACAAGAACCAGTTCGGTCTATACTGTGACGGCATTGACTTCACCCAAGGCGAGTACCGGTTCATCGGCAACTACCGGCCAGACGGCTATACATACGCTACCCCTACCTATCACACCGCAAGCTGGAACACATCCTGGCAGTGGCGGTACGAACTGTTCCCCGGCGTCTTCATTGTGTTCAACGAGCAACATCAGAAGAAAATTGTGTCCAAGGGCAAGGTGAAGATTCCGATGTCGGGCGAGTACTATTGGCCTTGTCTTGTCATCCGCGACTACATGGTGTTCTCAGACAATATGGGCAATCTGGACACGCGCTGGATTTACGAGTGGCTTGTGCCTGGGCACTTTGCCGGTGGTAACGGCGTGGCCGCGGCCATGAGTCAGAACGGCGCGGCCCACAACTTCCTCGTTGTTGAAAACTTCTTCTCGATGAGCAATCTGCAAATCCCGGGCTGGGACCTGATACCGCCCACGTTCTCGAACGTACGGGTCTGGCCGGACACGACCTATGCTGGTCCATTCAAGGTCTGGGCTAACATCGCCGACAACCAGGCAGTCGGCGCCGAGTCGCTGTTCTACCGCGTAAACCAGGGAACATGGTATGCCAAGGCCCCGGACTCCTCAACCAGTGGCCGCTACTGCTTCACGATACCTGAAGTCACCCCACCGGCCCAGGTCGAGTACTTCATCTGGGCAAAGGACACGTTCTCGGTGAACCAGAACATTGACTTCTGGACTACCTGGCCGGTCTGCGCGCCCGAAAGCGCATCTATCCGGTTCAACGTCACCGCGGTCGGCATGACTGGTCAGAACCAGCTCCGGCCAGGAGACTGTCGGCTCGAGGTTTCACCCAACCCGTTCCGCAACACGGTTCAGTTCAGCCTGGCCCGATACGGGACAGACCGCGCCGAGGTCAGCATCTACGACGCCGCTGGCGTGCTTGTCCGCAGACTGCCTATGACCTTCGACCACGGAACGCTCCTCGCGTCTTGGGATGGTACCGATTACAAGGGTGCGTCGCTACCGTCCGGCGCGTATGTGTACCAAGTCCGGGCCAAGGGTTATGCTGAAACCGGCAAGCTGCTCTTCAACCGCTAG
- a CDS encoding adenosine-specific kinase: protein MELLTVALDKPDDVNIILGQTHFIKSVEDLYETMVTGVPAAKFGLAFCEASGPCLVRHTGTDSELEALAVKNAQAIAAGHSFIILMRGCFPINVLNAVKSVPEVCSVFCATANPVRVVIADDGSGRGVLGVIDGEKPKGVEGEKDIVQRKEFLRRIGYKQ from the coding sequence ATGGAACTTCTAACCGTTGCGCTTGACAAACCGGATGATGTGAACATCATCCTTGGCCAGACTCATTTTATCAAGTCGGTCGAGGACCTGTACGAAACAATGGTCACCGGGGTGCCGGCTGCAAAGTTCGGACTCGCGTTCTGCGAAGCATCTGGCCCGTGCCTTGTCCGCCACACCGGCACGGACTCAGAACTTGAAGCCTTGGCGGTGAAGAACGCCCAGGCCATTGCTGCCGGCCACAGCTTCATTATCCTCATGCGCGGTTGCTTCCCAATAAATGTACTCAACGCTGTCAAGTCCGTCCCCGAAGTATGCTCGGTCTTCTGCGCCACAGCTAACCCGGTGAGAGTCGTAATCGCGGACGACGGAAGTGGCCGCGGGGTCCTCGGCGTCATTGACGGCGAGAAGCCCAAAGGCGTTGAGGGCGAAAAAGACATCGTGCAGCGCAAGGAGTTCCTGCGCCGAATTGGCTATAAGCAATAG